From Slackia heliotrinireducens DSM 20476:
GCATGGTCCGCAAGCGCATCACGTCCATTCGCCGGGAGCTGGAGCAGGTTGCGCAGATGCGCACGATCCAACGTGCCGCGCGATACGACTCGGGTATATTCAAGGTGGCAGAGGCGGGGTATACCAATGCAGGAAAATCAAGCCTGCTCAACCGTCTGACCAATGCCGAAGTGCTGAGCTATGACAAGCTGTTCGCCACGTTGGATTCCACCACGCGCAAGCTGGTGCTGCCTGAAGGCCGCGAGGTGACCATCACCGATACGGTCGGATTCATCCAGAAGCTGCCGACGACGCTGGTCGAAGCGTTCAACAGCACGCTGGATGAGATTCGCGGAGCCGATTTGATCATGCATGTGGTGGACGCGTCTTCGAACGAACGGGACCTGCAGATGAACGCCGTAGGTGACACGCTGGAGCAGATCGGCGCCCAGGACATTCCGCGGCTCGTCGTGTTCAACAAGATCGACCTGGTGGACGAAGGGGACCGCGCTATCCTGGCCTCCCGCTATCCGATGGCCATTCTGGTGTCCGCTGAAACCGGCGAGGGCATCGACGGTTTGATAGACGCATTGGCCCGCGCCGTCGCCGCGCAGGAGGAGCTCATGGATGTGCTGGTGCCCTATTCGAAAGGCAGCGTGGTGTCTTTGGTGCACGAGCGTTGCACGGTGCTTGCGGAAAGCTACGGGGAGGACGGTACGCGTCTGACGCTGCGAGCACCACGGGATCTGATAGCTCTGCTGGGCCAGTATTCGGTCCAATAGCAACCCGATGCTGATTCCTATATGAAAACGGCTCCTGTAAGGAGCCGTTGTTTGTTTATGCGCAGTCCGTTTGTACGTTACAGACGGCGGAACACGGCAACGACCTTTCCTGCAATGGAGACGTTCTCGCGAACGATGATAGGTTCCATGGTGGAGTTTTCTGGCTGCAGGCGGATGTGATCGCGCTCTTTGAAGAAGCGCTTGACCGTTGCGCCGTCTTCGACGAGGGCCACGACGATATCGCCGTTGTTGGCATTCGGCTGTTCCTTCACCACGACGAAGTCGCCGTCGTTGATGCCGATTTCGATCATGGAGTCACCGCGTACCTTCAGCAAAAACGAACTGGAATCGCCGACGATTTCGGTGGGCAGGGGGATGGTCTCCTGGATGTTCTGCTCGGCAAGAATGGGCACGCCAGCAGCGACGTTGCCGACGACCGGCAGGTTGACCACGTTGGAGAATTCACCCTGACCGACGAAATCGTTGTGGGCTGGTTGGCCCTTTGGTGCGGTGCCTCCATAGGTTTCGCCGTCGGAGGTACGCAGCACGGTGATGCAGCGCGACTTCAGGGGGTCGCGATGGATATAGCCCTTCTCCTCAAGATTGTTCAGGTGCACATGCACGGTGGAGGGGGACGAAAGCCCGATGCTGTCGCAGATGTCGCGAACGGTGGGGGCGATGCCGGTTTCTTCGATGGTGGCGATGATGCAATCGAGCACAGCCGTCTGCTTCTTGGTGAGCTTGGTGGAGTCTTTTTTACGAACAGTCATGGTGGCCTTCCTAATACGAACATTTGTATTAAAAATCTGTTGACATGAACCTTTGTTCGCTTTATTATATACCCGAACAAAGGTTCGTGCAAGTAAGGAGTTAAGAAACATGACACGCCAGGACATGCATACATATACGAACGGCTCCTCGGCCCTCAAGTACAACAGCAAGCGTCCCGTCTTGGAGGTTATTCCTGGCGGCGCAGTTTCTGACCAGCCACAATCTTTTCTTGACGACCTGAAATTCGCTGCCAAGGCAACCGGTTTCGCAAATATGCGCGACGATTTGAAATACGGTTCCATCGCAGGTCGTCCACTGGACCTGTCCAAAGCGCACCAGTATGTGCTGTTCGGCGCACTTATGTTCGCTTTTGGTTTGGCCCTTATCCTTCTCTAATCGGGAAGGACCGTTAGTCCGACAATTCTCGTCTCCAGCGGTTTGCTGCGTTTCCTGCTGCGAGACATCCGTGAAAACTCCGTCGCTTCAGATCGGCGGAGTTTTTCGTCTCGTTGGCCGGTCTTGTATGTATGGCGCGGCGTCAGAGTTGGAGTGCATGAAAGGGGGAACAATATCTGGGTATCGATTAACATGCAGCATATTTCACTATATATGGGAATTCAGCGACGTTGCAGGTAGATTGGAAATTCTGTTGTCATAATCGATATGACGGGGTATGATGACCACAACATTTTGTGGTCATGGTGACTATGTCCCGAATGGAGGATTGCATGCGTTGCCCATCTTGTGGTCATCCCGAATCGAAAGTCGTCGACTCTCGTCCGTCGGAAGAATACAATTCCATCCGCCGTCGGCGTGAATGCTTGAAGTGCGGAACCCGCTTCACGACGTACGAACGTTTGGGAGACAGCCCGCTTATCGTCATCAAGGCCGACGGGACCAGCCAGGTGTTCAGTCGCGAGAAGCTCTACCGCGGCATCTCTATCGCCTGCGCGAAACGCCCGAATATTCCCAATGAGAAGAAAACCGAGATCATCGATAGCATCGAAGCTCAGTTGCGCAACACCGGCAAGAACGAAATCCGCTCCAAGGAGCTCGGCGACATGGTTCTTGAGCGTTTGCGTGGTTTGGACGACGTGGCATATATTCGTTTCGCCAGCGTTTACAAGGACTTTCAGAGCATCGAGGAATTCGAGGATGCTCTGAAAGGACTGGAGTAAACATGTCTCAGAAAC
This genomic window contains:
- the nrdR gene encoding transcriptional regulator NrdR, with protein sequence MRCPSCGHPESKVVDSRPSEEYNSIRRRRECLKCGTRFTTYERLGDSPLIVIKADGTSQVFSREKLYRGISIACAKRPNIPNEKKTEIIDSIEAQLRNTGKNEIRSKELGDMVLERLRGLDDVAYIRFASVYKDFQSIEEFEDALKGLE
- the lexA gene encoding transcriptional repressor LexA, with protein sequence MTVRKKDSTKLTKKQTAVLDCIIATIEETGIAPTVRDICDSIGLSSPSTVHVHLNNLEEKGYIHRDPLKSRCITVLRTSDGETYGGTAPKGQPAHNDFVGQGEFSNVVNLPVVGNVAAGVPILAEQNIQETIPLPTEIVGDSSSFLLKVRGDSMIEIGINDGDFVVVKEQPNANNGDIVVALVEDGATVKRFFKERDHIRLQPENSTMEPIIVRENVSIAGKVVAVFRRL
- the hflX gene encoding GTPase HflX; translated protein: MSFADMDANSVMEDRERAILVGIDYRDNASEYSLESSLDELARLTDTAGADVVATTSQRLDSPNPRTFIGSGKAEEIASMCRSLSADVVIFDDELTPSQQSNLEKVLPKDVKVIDRTALILDIFALHATTKEGRLQVRLAQNQYLLPRLRGMWAHLASNRMGGGVGSRFGEGESQLEVDRRMVRKRITSIRRELEQVAQMRTIQRAARYDSGIFKVAEAGYTNAGKSSLLNRLTNAEVLSYDKLFATLDSTTRKLVLPEGREVTITDTVGFIQKLPTTLVEAFNSTLDEIRGADLIMHVVDASSNERDLQMNAVGDTLEQIGAQDIPRLVVFNKIDLVDEGDRAILASRYPMAILVSAETGEGIDGLIDALARAVAAQEELMDVLVPYSKGSVVSLVHERCTVLAESYGEDGTRLTLRAPRDLIALLGQYSVQ